A stretch of DNA from Hippoglossus stenolepis isolate QCI-W04-F060 chromosome 16, HSTE1.2, whole genome shotgun sequence:
CCAAACCTGCAGGCCGTCAAATACACGGGTGAATGCtaacctttatttttattacaataaaCAAGTAAGGAAATGATTTGGAAAAATCTAAATGGGGGCCAAAGGACACAGATCCAGGCGCACGAAAGTCACCTCGACCAAAGTTGACAATTCATTTGTTGTTGCAAAGTCTTTGTGTtactcttcacttcctgttgaatCTTTACGCACAGTGTGGCAAAACTTCTTCTTTCAACAGAAGCTTCTCCGTAgaactctgctctcagtctccACCACACATGGACCCGACTTGGAAACAAATGATAAGAGTAATTCACAACATTTGAACCCCAGTGAAGAACTTGTCTCCACTTGTATACAGACAGGATTTACAAAGTCATTAACCTTTGCGAAATACGTCTTGTCCCCATGTACATTTGCCTGCACTGCACTCCAGCACTCCGAGGGTTTTGTTCCCTCCGTTTAGGAAATCTAATTCAATGACAGAGAACATATTTGAGACCTGCTCAACTAATGTCTTCTTCTAAAGTGCTACTTCCTATTAAGAGATATTAATGTTGACCCCTTGCCCAGACAGTTCAATGGAACAGTTTTCTTCTCTCCTGGTAAAAATGGCCATCGTGCCAAGAGCGGCCATGTGTCAGTGGGTAGGGTGAAATTCTCTGTCGCAGAAATGTACAGAACAGTAGAGCATCTCTTCAGTTATTGGTTGTTGAAATGTATCCCACATAATAATTGTAGTTTGtatctgtcttttctcttgtaAGCTACTTCTTACTGTAATCAAAGCGGACATCAGCACTCCCTCCTTCAACATGGACGGTTTCAACTGGACGTCGACATCTGAGAACATCACGAGGACCTCCTCCAAGATCTACCCCAACTACACCAACAACAATTCCTCAGAGGCGCCTGCGCCAATGCCCTTCAACGTGGTCACCGCTGTCATCTACACCATCGTCTTCATCGTGGGTTTTCTGGGTAACACGCTGGTCATCTATGTGGTGGTCCGCTACGCCAAGATGAAAACTGTAACAAACATGTACATCCTCAATTTAGCCTTGGCGGACGAACTCTACATCTTGGGAATTCCCTTCCTTGGCACTAATAGTGTACTTTCCTATTGGCCATACGGGGATTTCTTCTGCAAGGTGTGCATGACTGCTGACGCCATGAGCCAGTTTAGCTCCACCTTTTGCCTAACGGTAATGAGCATTGATCGCTATCTGGCCGTGGTTTATCCTATTCGCAGCTCCAAATGGCGGAAGCCACAGGTGGCCAAGGTATTCAATGGCATGGTGTGGGTTGTGTCCTTCCTGATCGTGCTGCCAGTCACTATTTACTCGGATGTACAGGATAATTTTTACACCTGCAACGTGACCTGGCCTGATCCAAATGATTTGTGGTCCATTGTCTTCATCCTCTACACATCCATCCTGGGCTTCTTTTGTCCACTCTTTGTCATCAGCCTCTGCTACCTGATCATTGTCATCAAGGTAATTGGTCAGATAAACCAGGACTCCTGCTTTTGATTGTGTCAATTGAAAATGTTATATGTTTCCAGCGAGGTTCTGCTCTCATGATCTCACAAAGCCTTTCCAATCCACCATCTGTGTTTCAGGTGAGGTCTGCCGGTGTGCGTGCAGGCCTGACTAAGCGGCGGAGGTCGGAGCGCAAGGTGACGCGTATGGTGGTGATCATCGTGTTGGTGTTTGTTCTTTGCTGGCTGCCCTTCTTTACTGCCAATCTTGTCAACCTGGTTTATATCATCCCTGAGAGCAATTCCACCGTCACAGTCTACTTCTTCCTGGTCATCCTCACCTATGTCAACTCCTGCGCCAATCCAATCCTCTACGGCTTCCTCTCCGACAACTTCAAGCAGAGCTTCCAGAAAGTGCTCTGCTTCTACAAACCAAATGGCGTCAGCACCACGGACCAGATGAGAAGCAGACAGGCCGCACCCAAGGTAaaccacaatgtttttttaaatcaaataaaatcaataaaaatatagaaaatggaaaaatagaaaattaataaattggaaagtttaaagttttatatttctatacaCTGATAGAGGTATCCGAGCATCCAGCTCAACTTATTTCTGAT
This window harbors:
- the LOC118122780 gene encoding somatostatin receptor type 5 isoform X2, whose product is MDPTWKQMIRLLLTVIKADISTPSFNMDGFNWTSTSENITRTSSKIYPNYTNNNSSEAPAPMPFNVVTAVIYTIVFIVGFLGNTLVIYVVVRYAKMKTVTNMYILNLALADELYILGIPFLGTNSVLSYWPYGDFFCKVCMTADAMSQFSSTFCLTVMSIDRYLAVVYPIRSSKWRKPQVAKVFNGMVWVVSFLIVLPVTIYSDVQDNFYTCNVTWPDPNDLWSIVFILYTSILGFFCPLFVISLCYLIIVIKVRSAGVRAGLTKRRRSERKVTRMVVIIVLVFVLCWLPFFTANLVNLVYIIPESNSTVTVYFFLVILTYVNSCANPILYGFLSDNFKQSFQKVLCFYKPNGVSTTDQMRSRQAAPKSVQMEVVDSLDKEPFTSTTAVDGQ
- the LOC118122780 gene encoding somatostatin receptor type 5 isoform X1, with translation MYLSSYLFLCFFPQQRMRGSTLTVLLLTVIKADISTPSFNMDGFNWTSTSENITRTSSKIYPNYTNNNSSEAPAPMPFNVVTAVIYTIVFIVGFLGNTLVIYVVVRYAKMKTVTNMYILNLALADELYILGIPFLGTNSVLSYWPYGDFFCKVCMTADAMSQFSSTFCLTVMSIDRYLAVVYPIRSSKWRKPQVAKVFNGMVWVVSFLIVLPVTIYSDVQDNFYTCNVTWPDPNDLWSIVFILYTSILGFFCPLFVISLCYLIIVIKVRSAGVRAGLTKRRRSERKVTRMVVIIVLVFVLCWLPFFTANLVNLVYIIPESNSTVTVYFFLVILTYVNSCANPILYGFLSDNFKQSFQKVLCFYKPNGVSTTDQMRSRQAAPKSVQMEVVDSLDKEPFTSTTAVDGQ
- the LOC118122780 gene encoding somatostatin receptor type 5 isoform X3, whose protein sequence is MDGFNWTSTSENITRTSSKIYPNYTNNNSSEAPAPMPFNVVTAVIYTIVFIVGFLGNTLVIYVVVRYAKMKTVTNMYILNLALADELYILGIPFLGTNSVLSYWPYGDFFCKVCMTADAMSQFSSTFCLTVMSIDRYLAVVYPIRSSKWRKPQVAKVFNGMVWVVSFLIVLPVTIYSDVQDNFYTCNVTWPDPNDLWSIVFILYTSILGFFCPLFVISLCYLIIVIKVRSAGVRAGLTKRRRSERKVTRMVVIIVLVFVLCWLPFFTANLVNLVYIIPESNSTVTVYFFLVILTYVNSCANPILYGFLSDNFKQSFQKVLCFYKPNGVSTTDQMRSRQAAPKSVQMEVVDSLDKEPFTSTTAVDGQ